A genomic window from Vagococcus entomophilus includes:
- a CDS encoding F0F1 ATP synthase subunit epsilon → MGNKLVVNVVTPNGTIYEHNAKLVVAKTIDGEVGIMPNHAPIIVPLAIDEVRVRRTDADTHVDWIAVNGGIMEMRDNIVSIIADSAERDRDIDVSRAERAKIRAERKIQKAKELQDKNELKRATVALHRAINRINASSHH, encoded by the coding sequence ATGGGTAACAAATTAGTCGTGAATGTTGTGACTCCGAATGGAACGATTTATGAGCATAATGCTAAGTTAGTTGTGGCAAAAACGATTGACGGTGAAGTGGGTATTATGCCAAATCATGCGCCTATTATCGTTCCACTTGCAATAGATGAAGTGCGAGTGAGAAGGACGGATGCAGACACACACGTGGATTGGATTGCTGTTAATGGTGGGATTATGGAAATGCGTGATAATATTGTTTCTATAATTGCTGATAGTGCAGAGCGTGATCGTGATATCGATGTTTCTAGAGCAGAAAGAGCAAAGATACGTGCAGAGCGTAAAATTCAAAAAGCGAAAGAACTTCAAGATAAAAATGAACTCAAACGTGCAACAGTTGCACTACACAGAGCCATTAATAGAATTAATGCTTCAAGTCACCATTAA
- a CDS encoding acylphosphatase: MSKIRMNIQGHVQGVGFRFMTKILAERIGVFGIVRNEADGSVYLEANGADELIEDFIQQIKNSPSPSGKVTNYTLDYDSTIEERKTFKVV, translated from the coding sequence ATGTCAAAAATTCGAATGAATATCCAAGGTCATGTTCAAGGAGTGGGCTTTCGCTTTATGACCAAAATACTCGCTGAACGCATAGGCGTTTTTGGAATTGTCAGAAATGAAGCCGATGGTTCGGTCTATCTTGAGGCAAATGGCGCAGATGAACTGATTGAAGACTTCATCCAACAAATCAAAAATTCTCCTTCTCCAAGTGGAAAAGTAACAAATTATACCCTTGATTATGATTCCACAATCGAAGAACGAAAAACGTTCAAAGTTGTTTAA
- a CDS encoding F0F1 ATP synthase subunit gamma gives MGASLTEIKKRIGSTKKTSQITSAMQVVSGAKLNKSEQAATQFQVYASKVREIVTHLVSSQLPAYDSSAKGSQSADVDYHSMLVSRPVKRTGYIVITSDRGLVGSYNSSILKQTLSMLEKDHQSADEYAIMAIGSTGADFFKSRKYDLSYELRGLSDQPSFEEVRKIVTTATKMYEQEVFDELYVCYNHHVNSLTSEFRAEKMLPISDIDTNEAKSYDVEYLLEPNEDAILENLLPQYAESLIYGAILDAKTAEHAASMTSMKSATDNAGKIIDELTISYNRARQASITQEITEIVGGAAALE, from the coding sequence TTGGGAGCATCACTAACTGAAATCAAAAAAAGAATTGGCTCAACAAAAAAAACAAGTCAGATTACCAGTGCCATGCAAGTGGTATCTGGGGCTAAGCTCAACAAATCTGAACAAGCAGCAACACAATTTCAGGTTTATGCTTCTAAAGTTAGAGAAATCGTCACTCATTTGGTTTCGTCTCAGCTTCCAGCATATGACTCTTCTGCAAAAGGCAGTCAGTCAGCGGATGTTGATTATCATAGTATGTTAGTTTCTAGACCAGTTAAACGAACGGGATACATTGTCATCACTTCTGATAGAGGTCTTGTAGGAAGCTATAATAGTTCGATTTTGAAACAAACATTATCTATGCTAGAAAAAGATCATCAATCTGCAGATGAATATGCCATTATGGCGATTGGAAGTACTGGTGCAGATTTCTTTAAGTCTAGAAAATACGATCTTTCTTATGAACTGAGAGGTTTGAGTGATCAACCTTCTTTTGAAGAAGTAAGAAAAATTGTGACAACTGCTACGAAAATGTACGAACAAGAAGTTTTTGATGAATTATATGTTTGTTATAATCATCACGTTAATTCTTTGACAAGCGAATTTCGTGCAGAAAAAATGTTGCCGATTTCTGATATTGATACGAATGAAGCAAAATCTTATGATGTAGAGTATCTTCTAGAACCAAATGAAGATGCCATATTAGAAAATTTACTACCGCAATATGCTGAGAGCTTGATCTACGGGGCAATTTTAGATGCGAAGACTGCAGAACATGCAGCCTCAATGACCTCAATGAAAAGTGCTACAGATAATGCAGGAAAGATTATTGATGAGTTAACCATTTCATATAACCGAGCACGCCAAGCATCCATTACACAGGAGATTACAGAGATAGTTGGCGGAGCTGCGGCATTAGAATGA
- the yidC gene encoding membrane protein insertase YidC: protein MKNVKKWFLASGLFGLLLTLSGCVDTYKSGSKIGQPTGNGWVYNLLVKPMGNAITYLVHNFDWSYGVAIIVLTIIVRIIIMPLGLYQSRKTMQQTERTTYLKPQIDVIQAKVKQAQTQEEKIAANGELQAFYKENNLSMFGGMGCLPLLIQMPIFTALFYAAKFTPGINGSMFLGFNLGKSSIVFVVLAGVSYLIQGLAGMIGVPEEQRKMMRSMVIFSPLMIVFISLSSPAGVTLYWIVGGIFSTLQTLITNLYHKPKIRAAIEEEFKKNPPKVVKPSVVNPIKPKQNPTMTNQSKRNSGKQPQRKKH, encoded by the coding sequence ATGAAAAATGTAAAAAAATGGTTCCTTGCTTCCGGATTATTTGGTTTACTTCTCACCTTGTCTGGTTGCGTAGATACGTATAAGTCTGGCTCAAAAATCGGTCAACCGACTGGCAATGGCTGGGTTTACAATCTTCTCGTTAAACCGATGGGAAATGCCATCACTTATTTGGTCCACAATTTTGATTGGAGTTACGGAGTTGCGATTATTGTACTGACGATCATCGTCCGAATTATTATCATGCCACTCGGTCTTTATCAGTCTCGTAAGACCATGCAACAAACAGAACGAACAACTTATCTAAAGCCCCAAATTGATGTGATTCAAGCAAAAGTAAAACAAGCTCAAACCCAAGAAGAAAAAATAGCAGCAAATGGAGAGCTACAAGCTTTTTATAAAGAAAACAATTTGAGTATGTTTGGTGGTATGGGCTGCTTGCCTCTACTCATTCAAATGCCGATATTCACAGCTCTTTTCTATGCTGCAAAATTTACTCCTGGTATCAACGGCAGTATGTTTTTAGGGTTTAATCTTGGCAAATCAAGTATCGTTTTTGTTGTACTAGCTGGAGTTAGTTATTTGATTCAAGGTCTGGCAGGAATGATTGGCGTTCCAGAAGAGCAAAGAAAAATGATGCGCTCCATGGTGATTTTTTCTCCTTTAATGATTGTTTTCATTTCGTTAAGTTCACCAGCCGGAGTTACGTTATACTGGATTGTCGGTGGGATTTTCAGTACGCTACAAACACTGATTACAAATTTGTATCACAAGCCAAAAATTCGTGCTGCAATTGAAGAAGAATTCAAAAAAAATCCACCTAAAGTGGTTAAACCTTCCGTGGTCAATCCTATAAAACCAAAGCAAAATCCAACGATGACTAATCAGTCTAAACGAAATAGTGGGAAACAGCCACAGCGTAAAAAACATTAA
- a CDS encoding DNA-directed RNA polymerase subunit beta: MKSSRYITRNLIKILMVLLLILVLFLIGLVIGYSVIGEGKSSEVFKSGTWIHILDFFKK, encoded by the coding sequence ATGAAATCTTCCCGTTATATTACACGCAATTTAATAAAAATATTGATGGTTCTATTATTAATCTTGGTTTTATTTTTGATTGGTTTAGTCATTGGATATAGTGTAATTGGAGAAGGGAAAAGTTCAGAAGTGTTTAAGTCTGGAACTTGGATACATATTTTAGACTTCTTTAAAAAATAA
- a CDS encoding penicillin-binding transpeptidase domain-containing protein → MKRTTNKRTKNRPFLIIGGVVVVGVIAMCFTFYSSYQDKQKSKEVAQSFLSELKAKNTTELSKLINPNSLKQTDYTQKTVAKKYEAVFSGLNVQKIQTSSISIKKTKSNTYTLSYKLAMDTELGNLKDLTYKTTLKKVDGNYKVDWKPSLIFPGMTGNDKISVTTDEASRGTIVDQDGTPLATNQALDQLGVVPKELGTGAEKTKNIDAIAQKYQLEKSFIESQLKQSWVTDDSFVPLKTLYNEAYVALTGTTIGKKTVRYYPLKEASAQLIGYTSSATADDLKENAALNENSLVGRSGLEKTYEKKLQGTPGGKINILTSAGAIKDTLFSKDKKDGQTITLTIRSDIQQKSYEALQGKSGSTIVTNPTTGAVEALASSPSFDPNKFSLGISQADYNSYANNAAKPFLARYASRYAPGSTFKTITAAIGLDAGVTQPDKVRTINGLKWQKNSSWGDYQVTRVSDLSSVTMKTALIYSDNIYFAQEALEMGETTFRKGLDKFIFGEKLDLPIAMDAAQISNKKSFNSEILLADTAYGQGQLLLSPIQQATIYSVFSNQGTLVYPHLLKEEKTKTKKEVIKSTTANELKTDLVQVVADENGTAHSLYNSSATLAAKTGTAELKEKQDEKGKENSFLLAFDASNGKYLVVSSIEDYQTGESATVLAKPLVDYLETK, encoded by the coding sequence ATGAAAAGAACAACTAACAAAAGAACAAAGAACCGACCTTTTTTAATTATCGGAGGGGTTGTGGTTGTTGGAGTTATAGCTATGTGCTTTACTTTCTATAGTAGTTATCAAGATAAACAAAAAAGCAAGGAAGTGGCACAGAGCTTTTTATCAGAATTAAAAGCCAAAAATACGACTGAGTTGTCAAAATTAATCAATCCGAATTCTTTGAAACAGACAGATTATACCCAAAAAACTGTAGCTAAAAAATATGAAGCAGTTTTCTCTGGTTTAAACGTACAAAAAATTCAGACAAGTAGTATTTCCATCAAAAAAACTAAGAGCAATACCTACACCCTCTCTTATAAACTCGCAATGGATACGGAATTGGGTAACTTGAAAGACTTGACGTATAAAACTACTTTAAAAAAAGTAGATGGCAACTATAAAGTAGACTGGAAGCCTTCTTTAATCTTTCCTGGAATGACTGGTAATGATAAAATCTCTGTTACAACAGATGAGGCTAGTCGAGGCACGATTGTTGATCAGGATGGGACTCCCCTAGCCACTAACCAAGCACTTGACCAATTAGGAGTTGTGCCCAAAGAGCTTGGAACAGGCGCTGAAAAAACTAAAAATATTGACGCAATTGCTCAAAAATATCAACTCGAAAAAAGTTTCATCGAATCTCAGCTGAAACAATCGTGGGTAACAGATGATTCTTTTGTTCCGCTTAAGACGCTCTATAACGAAGCATATGTCGCCCTCACCGGAACTACCATTGGCAAAAAAACTGTTCGTTATTATCCATTAAAAGAAGCTTCTGCGCAACTGATTGGCTATACTAGTAGTGCAACAGCTGATGATCTAAAAGAAAATGCAGCTTTAAATGAAAATTCATTGGTTGGCCGAAGCGGACTTGAGAAAACTTACGAGAAAAAGTTACAAGGAACTCCTGGTGGGAAAATCAATATATTGACTAGTGCAGGTGCCATTAAAGATACTTTATTTTCAAAAGATAAAAAAGATGGGCAAACCATTACCTTAACGATTCGCTCAGATATTCAGCAAAAAAGTTATGAGGCACTGCAAGGAAAATCAGGATCAACCATTGTAACCAATCCCACTACAGGGGCTGTGGAAGCTTTAGCGAGTTCTCCCTCCTTTGACCCTAACAAATTTTCACTTGGCATTTCGCAAGCAGACTATAATAGCTATGCAAATAATGCTGCCAAACCTTTTCTGGCACGTTACGCCTCCAGATATGCACCTGGCTCTACTTTTAAAACCATCACAGCCGCAATTGGGCTAGATGCTGGTGTCACTCAGCCAGATAAAGTGCGCACAATCAATGGACTAAAATGGCAAAAAAATTCTAGTTGGGGTGATTACCAAGTAACACGTGTTTCGGATTTATCCTCTGTAACAATGAAAACTGCCCTGATCTATTCAGACAATATATACTTTGCCCAAGAAGCACTTGAGATGGGCGAGACTACTTTTAGAAAAGGACTTGATAAGTTTATCTTTGGTGAGAAACTAGACCTTCCAATCGCAATGGACGCTGCACAAATTTCAAACAAAAAATCTTTCAATTCAGAGATTTTACTTGCAGACACCGCTTATGGTCAAGGACAATTATTGCTTTCACCTATTCAACAAGCCACGATTTATTCCGTCTTTAGTAATCAAGGAACGCTCGTGTACCCACACTTGTTAAAAGAAGAAAAGACGAAAACAAAAAAAGAAGTAATCAAAAGTACTACTGCAAATGAACTAAAAACTGATTTAGTCCAAGTCGTTGCAGATGAAAATGGGACGGCCCATTCTCTTTACAACAGTTCAGCTACGTTAGCAGCCAAAACTGGAACAGCTGAATTAAAAGAAAAACAAGATGAAAAAGGCAAAGAGAATAGCTTTTTACTTGCATTTGATGCAAGCAATGGCAAATATCTAGTTGTCTCATCGATTGAGGACTATCAAACAGGAGAATCTGCAACTGTACTAGCTAAACCACTTGTTGATTACTTAGAAACTAAATAA
- the murA gene encoding UDP-N-acetylglucosamine 1-carboxyvinyltransferase: protein MDYILVQGGNKLEGTVKIEGAKNAVLPILAATLLAEEGQTVLNNVPILSDVFMMNNVIRHLNTTVDFNQQKNQVIIDATKDLFVEAPYEYVSKMRASIVVMGPLLARNGHAKVAMPGGCAIGKRPIDLHLKGFQALGATIRQENGYIEAIADQLHGARIYLDFPSVGATQNIMMAAVKAIGTTVIENVAREPEIVDLANVLNKMGAKIVGAGTETMKIEGVEKLHAVEHAIVQDRIEAGTFMVAAAMTAGNVLIHEGIMEHNSPLISKLREMGVTVEEEENGIRVIGTDHLKATDIKTMPHPGFPTDMQAQMSALQVVAQGTSTVTETVFENRFQHLDEMVRMGAEYKVDNNTAYIYGTPQLHGAEVAATDLRAAAALVLAGLVAKGRTKVTHLEYLDRGYYDFHHKLQKLGGNVERVYDTMIEVEKSVLEEV, encoded by the coding sequence ATGGACTATATTCTTGTTCAAGGCGGAAATAAGTTGGAAGGAACAGTGAAAATCGAAGGGGCAAAAAATGCTGTTTTACCTATCCTTGCTGCAACGTTGCTTGCAGAAGAAGGCCAAACGGTACTGAATAATGTACCTATTCTTTCAGATGTTTTTATGATGAACAACGTGATTCGCCACTTAAATACAACAGTTGATTTTAATCAACAAAAAAATCAAGTTATCATCGATGCAACGAAAGATTTATTTGTCGAGGCACCTTATGAATATGTAAGTAAAATGAGAGCTTCTATCGTCGTGATGGGACCTTTGTTAGCACGAAATGGACATGCGAAAGTCGCTATGCCAGGTGGTTGTGCCATTGGGAAAAGACCAATTGATCTCCATTTAAAGGGATTTCAAGCATTAGGAGCCACGATACGTCAAGAAAATGGCTATATTGAAGCCATTGCCGATCAATTACATGGCGCACGTATTTATTTGGATTTTCCAAGTGTTGGTGCGACACAAAACATTATGATGGCAGCAGTGAAAGCGATTGGAACTACTGTGATTGAAAATGTTGCGCGTGAGCCAGAGATTGTCGATTTGGCGAACGTCTTGAATAAAATGGGCGCTAAAATAGTTGGTGCTGGAACTGAAACGATGAAAATTGAAGGGGTCGAAAAGCTTCATGCGGTAGAGCATGCGATTGTCCAAGATCGGATTGAGGCAGGAACCTTTATGGTTGCCGCAGCGATGACAGCTGGGAACGTCCTGATTCATGAAGGGATTATGGAGCACAATAGTCCCCTAATCTCAAAGCTTCGTGAGATGGGTGTTACAGTCGAAGAAGAAGAAAACGGGATTCGAGTGATTGGAACGGATCACTTAAAGGCAACAGATATTAAAACGATGCCTCATCCTGGCTTCCCAACAGATATGCAAGCACAAATGTCTGCTTTACAAGTAGTGGCTCAAGGAACGAGTACCGTCACTGAAACTGTTTTTGAAAATCGTTTTCAGCATTTAGATGAAATGGTACGTATGGGTGCTGAATATAAGGTGGATAACAATACAGCTTATATATATGGAACTCCTCAGCTACACGGTGCAGAGGTAGCTGCAACCGATTTACGAGCCGCAGCAGCACTCGTTTTGGCAGGGCTGGTGGCAAAAGGCCGTACAAAAGTGACTCATTTAGAGTATTTAGACCGTGGATATTACGATTTTCATCATAAACTTCAAAAATTAGGTGGAAATGTTGAGCGTGTCTATGATACGATGATTGAAGTAGAAAAATCTGTATTAGAAGAAGTATAG
- the atpD gene encoding F0F1 ATP synthase subunit beta produces MNSGKIVQVIGPVVDVEFPLDKSLPDINNALVVYKSGSKQKVVLEVALELGDGVIRTIAMESTDGLQRGMEVLDTGGPISVPVGEETLGRVFNVLGETIDREAPFPEDAKRSGIHKKAPEFDDLSTSTEILETGIKVIDLLAPYLKGGKIGLFGGAGVGKTVLIQELIHNIAQEHGGISVFTGVGERTREGNDLYFEMKESGVIEKTAMVFGQMNEPPGARMRVALTGLTIAEYFRDVEGQDVLLFIDNIFRFTQAGSEVSALLGRMPSAVGYQPTLATEMGQLQERITSTKKGSITSIQAIYVPADDYTDPAPATAFAHLDATTNLERRLTEQGIYPAVDPLASSSSALAPEIVGAEHYNVATEVQRVLQRYRELQDIIAILGMDELSDTEKVLVSRARRIQLFLSQNFNVAEQFTGQPGSYVPVAETVKGFRAILDGKYDEYPEEAFRSVGRIEDVVEKAKQLGY; encoded by the coding sequence ATGAATTCAGGTAAGATTGTACAAGTCATCGGTCCCGTTGTTGACGTGGAATTTCCGTTAGACAAATCATTACCCGATATAAACAATGCTCTAGTTGTTTATAAGTCTGGTTCTAAGCAAAAAGTTGTGTTAGAAGTTGCGTTAGAACTCGGAGACGGTGTAATTCGCACAATTGCGATGGAATCAACTGATGGATTACAAAGAGGAATGGAAGTGCTTGACACTGGTGGTCCGATTTCTGTTCCTGTTGGGGAAGAAACTTTAGGGCGTGTCTTCAACGTATTAGGAGAAACAATTGATAGAGAAGCACCCTTTCCAGAGGATGCAAAACGTAGTGGGATTCATAAAAAAGCCCCTGAATTTGATGATTTAAGTACAAGTACTGAAATTTTAGAAACTGGAATCAAAGTCATTGATTTACTTGCTCCTTACTTAAAAGGTGGTAAAATCGGACTATTCGGTGGTGCCGGTGTTGGGAAAACGGTCTTGATTCAAGAACTAATCCACAATATTGCACAAGAACATGGTGGGATTTCAGTATTTACTGGTGTTGGTGAACGAACACGTGAAGGTAATGACTTGTATTTTGAAATGAAAGAGTCAGGCGTTATTGAAAAAACAGCGATGGTGTTTGGACAAATGAACGAACCACCAGGTGCTAGAATGCGTGTGGCACTGACAGGACTTACGATTGCGGAGTATTTCCGTGATGTTGAAGGTCAAGATGTACTCTTGTTTATTGATAATATTTTCCGTTTCACTCAAGCTGGTTCAGAAGTATCTGCGCTATTAGGACGTATGCCATCAGCAGTTGGATACCAACCAACACTTGCGACTGAAATGGGACAATTACAAGAACGAATTACCTCTACTAAAAAAGGGTCTATTACTTCGATTCAAGCCATCTATGTACCAGCAGATGACTATACCGATCCGGCGCCAGCAACCGCTTTTGCGCATTTGGATGCGACGACTAACCTTGAACGCCGTTTGACAGAACAAGGGATTTATCCAGCCGTTGATCCATTGGCCTCTTCTTCAAGTGCTCTTGCACCTGAAATTGTTGGGGCGGAACATTACAATGTTGCAACAGAAGTTCAACGTGTGCTTCAACGTTACCGTGAACTTCAAGATATCATTGCAATACTTGGGATGGATGAATTATCAGATACTGAAAAAGTTTTAGTATCTCGTGCTAGACGAATTCAATTATTCTTGTCACAAAACTTTAACGTTGCAGAACAATTTACCGGACAACCTGGGTCGTATGTTCCAGTTGCTGAAACGGTCAAAGGATTTAGGGCTATTTTAGATGGTAAATATGACGAATATCCAGAAGAAGCTTTCCGAAGTGTCGGCCGTATAGAAGACGTCGTGGAAAAAGCGAAACAACTAGGTTACTAA
- the atpA gene encoding F0F1 ATP synthase subunit alpha: protein MSIKAEEISALIKEQIAHYEDDLKVDEVGTVTYVGDGIARAHGLENAMSGELLEFSTGAYGMAQNLESNDVGIIVLGEFENIREGDKVKRTGKIMEVPVGEALIGRVVNPLGQPVDGLGDIATDKTRPVEAAAPGVMQRKSVDEPLQTGLKAIDALVPIGRGQRELVIGDRKTGKTSIAIDTILNQKGQNMICIYVAIGQKESTVRTQVETLKRYGAMDYTIVVTAGASQPSPLLYIAPYAGTAMGEEFMYNGKHVLIVFDDLSKQAAAYREISLLLRRPPGREAYPGDVFYLHSRLLERAAKLSDELGGGSMTALPFVETQAGDISAYIPTNVISITDGQIFLESDLFYSGVRPAIAAGLSVSRVGGSAQIKAMKKVAGTLRLDLASYRELEAFTQFGSDLDEATQAKLNRGRRTVEILKQDLHAPLAVEKQVVILYALTHGFLDSVPVNDILRFEKELFEYVEQNHDELFETIRTTKELPEAKDLDAAINAYKEMFSATSTASASQKGGNE, encoded by the coding sequence ATGAGCATCAAGGCAGAAGAAATCAGTGCATTAATCAAAGAGCAAATTGCCCACTATGAAGATGATTTAAAAGTAGACGAAGTAGGAACAGTTACCTACGTTGGGGATGGTATTGCCAGAGCTCATGGTTTAGAAAATGCAATGTCTGGTGAATTGTTAGAATTCTCCACTGGCGCATATGGAATGGCGCAAAACCTTGAATCAAATGATGTAGGTATTATTGTCCTTGGAGAATTTGAAAATATTCGTGAAGGGGACAAAGTAAAACGGACAGGAAAAATTATGGAAGTCCCAGTAGGGGAAGCTTTAATTGGACGTGTCGTAAATCCGTTAGGTCAACCAGTCGATGGACTTGGTGACATTGCAACGGATAAAACAAGACCTGTGGAAGCAGCAGCTCCAGGAGTTATGCAACGTAAATCAGTTGATGAACCACTACAAACTGGTTTAAAAGCGATTGATGCTTTAGTCCCAATTGGTCGTGGACAACGTGAACTAGTAATTGGAGACCGTAAAACAGGAAAAACATCTATTGCAATTGATACGATTTTGAATCAAAAAGGTCAAAATATGATTTGTATCTATGTAGCTATTGGACAAAAAGAATCAACTGTGCGTACACAAGTTGAAACATTAAAACGTTATGGGGCAATGGATTATACAATTGTTGTGACAGCAGGTGCTTCACAACCTTCTCCATTATTGTATATCGCACCATATGCTGGAACAGCGATGGGTGAAGAATTTATGTACAATGGTAAGCACGTGTTGATTGTATTTGATGATTTATCAAAACAAGCAGCAGCTTATCGTGAAATTTCTTTATTACTTCGTCGTCCTCCAGGTCGTGAAGCCTATCCAGGGGATGTTTTCTATTTGCACTCACGTTTATTAGAACGTGCGGCAAAACTCAGTGATGAACTAGGTGGTGGATCCATGACTGCCTTACCATTTGTTGAAACGCAAGCAGGAGATATCTCAGCGTATATTCCAACAAACGTAATTTCTATCACAGATGGCCAAATTTTCTTGGAAAGTGATCTATTTTATTCTGGTGTTCGTCCTGCGATTGCTGCTGGATTATCAGTATCACGTGTAGGGGGTTCCGCCCAAATCAAAGCAATGAAAAAAGTAGCAGGAACACTTCGTTTAGATTTAGCTAGTTACCGAGAACTTGAAGCATTTACACAGTTTGGTTCAGATTTAGATGAAGCAACACAAGCAAAATTAAATCGTGGACGTAGAACTGTAGAAATCCTAAAACAAGATTTGCATGCACCGCTTGCGGTTGAAAAGCAAGTAGTCATTTTATATGCATTAACACATGGCTTCTTAGACAGTGTTCCCGTAAACGATATTTTACGCTTTGAAAAAGAATTGTTTGAATACGTGGAACAAAATCATGATGAATTATTTGAAACAATTCGTACAACAAAAGAATTGCCAGAAGCAAAAGACTTAGATGCAGCAATCAATGCATACAAAGAAATGTTCAGTGCGACAAGTACCGCTTCAGCCAGTCAAAAAGGTGGAAACGAATAA
- the atpH gene encoding ATP synthase F1 subunit delta produces the protein MKLDKDTVGKRYSKALFELSVEKKQLEEVNEQLKELKKIFEEIPDLGHMLTDVRLNLDEKKLLMQQLEKPFEGIVRQFIRVVYDYARMDDLLLMIEDFQHLYYEHHGVVYGKVTTVVPLTENQKKKIEMKLAQLLGYKEAKVSCMIDESLIGGMIVEANHHVIDGSVKAKLNKMRSVLQN, from the coding sequence ATGAAACTAGATAAAGACACAGTAGGAAAACGGTATAGTAAAGCGTTGTTTGAACTTTCGGTTGAAAAAAAGCAACTTGAAGAAGTCAATGAACAACTAAAAGAATTGAAAAAGATTTTTGAAGAAATACCTGATCTAGGACATATGTTGACCGACGTTCGCTTGAATCTAGATGAAAAAAAATTACTTATGCAACAATTAGAAAAACCATTTGAAGGAATTGTACGACAATTCATTCGTGTTGTATATGATTATGCTCGAATGGATGATTTACTTTTAATGATTGAAGATTTTCAACATTTATATTACGAGCACCACGGAGTTGTATACGGTAAAGTGACAACAGTCGTGCCTCTAACTGAGAATCAAAAGAAAAAAATTGAAATGAAATTAGCACAGCTACTAGGATATAAAGAAGCTAAAGTAAGCTGTATGATTGATGAAAGCTTGATTGGTGGCATGATTGTCGAAGCAAATCACCATGTTATTGATGGAAGTGTAAAAGCCAAATTGAATAAAATGCGTAGTGTTTTACAAAATTAA
- a CDS encoding TrmH family RNA methyltransferase: MKEIHSTKNQFIKEIKKLQKRKYRELKQQYLIEGEHLLEEAIKAQAPIEWVLFSQKAFAETNFSIPDDKTCLVTDEVLASISSVPTPQGIVAIVAMQAERKNQSFERPVLLLDNVQDPGNVGTMIRTADAAGFEAVILGDGSADIYNEKVLRAMQGSHFHITIFRKELGECMEELKEQEISIVGTELNKQAQHYDEITKMKRFALLMGNEGQGVQKELLQQTTLTTYIPIYGSAESLNVAVAAGILMYSLKK, encoded by the coding sequence ATGAAAGAAATACATTCGACTAAAAATCAATTTATTAAGGAAATAAAAAAATTACAAAAAAGAAAATACCGTGAGCTGAAACAACAATACTTAATAGAAGGCGAGCATTTACTCGAAGAAGCAATCAAAGCGCAAGCGCCAATTGAGTGGGTACTTTTCTCACAAAAAGCATTTGCAGAGACGAACTTTTCGATTCCTGATGATAAAACCTGTCTTGTAACGGATGAAGTTTTAGCGAGTATTTCAAGCGTTCCTACACCTCAGGGAATTGTTGCGATTGTGGCCATGCAAGCAGAGCGCAAGAATCAGTCTTTTGAGCGACCGGTGCTATTGCTAGATAATGTACAAGATCCAGGTAATGTTGGGACCATGATTCGAACTGCTGATGCGGCAGGTTTTGAAGCGGTGATTCTTGGTGATGGTAGTGCAGATATCTATAACGAGAAAGTGCTGCGCGCAATGCAAGGGAGTCATTTTCATATTACAATTTTTCGTAAAGAGCTGGGTGAATGCATGGAAGAATTGAAAGAGCAAGAGATTTCAATTGTTGGGACGGAGCTAAACAAACAGGCCCAACACTATGATGAAATCACTAAAATGAAGCGGTTTGCATTATTGATGGGAAATGAGGGGCAAGGCGTGCAAAAAGAACTGCTCCAACAAACCACACTGACCACCTATATCCCCATATACGGCAGTGCAGAGTCACTTAATGTGGCTGTAGCAGCAGGGATATTGATGTATAGCTTGAAAAAGTAG
- a CDS encoding DUF1146 family protein codes for MSQIYGIDAILRLSLHLIFIYIAFWAIQSLSLEQLFKRNQTKKIQVFYLLLAIVIGYTVSSFFWECMTLTKNFLAVFMQS; via the coding sequence TTGTCACAGATATATGGCATTGATGCGATTTTACGGTTAAGTTTACATCTAATTTTCATATACATAGCTTTTTGGGCGATTCAATCTCTAAGTCTTGAACAATTGTTTAAACGAAATCAAACAAAAAAAATTCAGGTTTTTTATCTTCTTTTAGCAATAGTCATCGGATATACTGTGAGTTCTTTCTTCTGGGAATGTATGACATTAACTAAGAATTTTCTCGCTGTTTTTATGCAGTCTTAA